One window of Centropristis striata isolate RG_2023a ecotype Rhode Island chromosome 23, C.striata_1.0, whole genome shotgun sequence genomic DNA carries:
- the sycp2l gene encoding synaptonemal complex protein 2-like isoform X1 — MLELQIEQCVSAGLTSDLVSLLLCDGLSSITLTRLHLLVTKALCGPGPGPGPGPGPGPGLSRVLVVLKSLHILSEDEDVLQTLIHRGLTAKVVLWFEAVRDLLTSDLQRGSALLINLSEEFYQFFLLLGRASLPVSQLSVVLLQLGQVALEPKISFSVRLESIRTLNSVLESLSREQKKLIQMDQNQNQILNQVAVAVLNVGDYELQVSLSEALCRLTPKKERQLRANQWFSSRDISSAFCDIRDRDFEVDCRRFLNIVNRHHGDNRRVYTFPCLRAFLESTEIFRPKDEKLDEFWIDFNVSSGCVSFFVDEPQGFLWGSIHLLKEDVDLYSLQLRQDEVVLSVRLNNPIMHLDSRGQTVELTFDPEHQRELETAAGRVFMKGSAGGLVQASPPADRQVVRSYSRKKKPPSQLKILPLSSPSSEEDSSVVKTPVSRSEFLFDQIRHSTPTYCSGLPVEAQPDVSPLRQEMFRDRKRSAPDSGYLSGQTEGLPTHKRRAEPHPEGEESISLLTECQRHVTSLLTAVHQHRLDLLQSFQVQVSGLLTRLDQDSSSLNSLSSQILRFFRSEMQRLGSFCDQHLSRLESLESRGRIVRPANEGGETSSSNQEQDRPVTRSLSPDPDPEPEPWSQPQP, encoded by the exons ATG ttggaGCTGCAGATAGagcagtgtgtgtctgctggtttgacctctgacctcgtCTCGTTGTTGCTCTGTGACGGTCTGAGCAGCATCACACTCACCAGGCTCCACCTGCTGGTTACCAAG GCCCTGtgtggtcctggtcctggtcctggtcctggtcctggtcctggtcctggtctcaGCAGGGTCCTGGTGGTGTTGAAGTCTTTACACATTCTGTCTGAGGACGAAGACGTCCTGCAGACGCTGATCCACCGGGGGCTGACCGCCAAA gtGGTGTTGTGGTTCGAGGCGGTCCGTGAcctgctgacctctgacctccagagaGGCTCCGCCCTCCTGATCAACCTCTCAGAGGAGTTCTACCAGTTCTTCCTG ctgtTGGGTCGAGCTTCTCTTCCAg tctcTCAGCTGTCTGTGGTCCTTCTTCAGTTGGGTCAAGTTGCTCTCGAACCAAAAATCAGCTTCTCAGTGAGACTTGAG TCCATCAGAACCTTGAACAGTGTCCTCGAGTCTCTGAGTCGCGAACAGAAGAAACTGATCCAGatggaccagaaccagaaccagatcct taACCAGGTGGCTGTGGCTGTCCTGAATGTGGGAG ACTACGAGCTGCAGGTCAGCCTATCAGAGGCTCTGTGTCGCCTGACGCCCAAGAAGGAGCGCCAGCTGAGAGCCAATCAGTGGTTCTCCAGCCGTGACATCAGCAGCGCCTTCTGTGACATCAGAGACAGAGACTTCGAGGTG gaCTGTCGCCGTTTCCTGAACATTGTGAACCGTCACCATGGCGACAACAGGAG GGTGTACACCTTCCCCTGTCTCAGAGCCTTCCTAGAATCCACTGAG ATTTTCCGACCCAAAGACGAGAAACTTGACGAGTTCTGGATTGATTTTAATGTCAGTTCAGGATGTGTGAGCTTCTTCGTAGACGAGCCTCAG GGGTTCCTGTGGGGGTCGATCCACCTGCTGAAGGAGGACGTGGACCTCTACAGTCTTCAGCTCCGCCAGGACG AGGTGGTCCTCAGCGTTCGGCTGAACAATCCCATCATGCACCTGGACAGCCGAGGTCAGACGGTggagctgacctttgaccctgaaCATCAGAGAGAGCTGGAGACAGCTGCTGGGAGGGTCTTCatg AAGGGGTCTGCAGGTGGTCTGGTCCAGGCGTCCCccccagcagacagacaggttgttAGATCCTACAGCAGGAAGAAGAAACCTCCGAGTCAGCTGAAGA tttTGCCTCTGTCGTCTCCGAGCAGTGAAGAAGACTCGTCTGTCGTGAAG acTCCAGTGAGCCGATCAGAGTTTCTGTTTGACCAGATCAGACACTCGACTCCAACATACTGCTCAG GACTTCCTGTGGAGGCGCAGCCAGACGTGTCTCCTCTCCGACAG GAAATGTTCAGGGACAGGAAGAGGAGCGCTCCGGACTCAG GCTACCTGTCAGGCCAAACTGAGGGCCTGCCGACCCATAAGAGGAGGGCGGAGCCTCATCCGGAGGGGGAGGAGTCTATCTCCCTTCTGACAG AGTGTCAACGACACGTCACCTCACTGCTGACAGCTGTCCATCAACACAG gCTGGACTTGCTGCAGAGCttccaggtccaggtctctgGTCTGCTGACTCGTCTGGACCAGGACTCGTCGTCTCTGAACTCTCTCAGCTCTCAGATTCTG AGGTTCTTCCGGTCTGAGATGCAGCGCCTGGGCTCCTTCTGTGACCAACACCTGAGCAG GTTGGAGTCGCTGGAGAGTCGAGGACGAATCGTCCGTCCAGCCAATGAGGGAGGAGAGACGAGCTCGTCCAATCAGGAGCAGGACAGACCTGTGACCCGGTCTCTGAgtccagatccagatccagaaCCAGAACCCTGGTCACAACCACAACCCTGA
- the sycp2l gene encoding synaptonemal complex protein 2-like isoform X2 encodes MLELQIEQCVSAGLTSDLVSLLLCDGLSSITLTRLHLLVTKALCGPGPGPGPGPGPGPGLSRVLVVLKSLHILSEDEDVLQTLIHRGLTAKVVLWFEAVRDLLTSDLQRGSALLINLSEEFYQFFLLLGRASLPVSQLSVVLLQLGQVALEPKISFSVRLESIRTLNSVLESLSREQKKLIQMDQNQNQILNQVAVAVLNVGDYELQVSLSEALCRLTPKKERQLRANQWFSSRDISSAFCDIRDRDFEVDCRRFLNIVNRHHGDNRRVYTFPCLRAFLESTEIFRPKDEKLDEFWIDFNVSSGCVSFFVDEPQGFLWGSIHLLKEDVDLYSLQLRQDEVVLSVRLNNPIMHLDSRGQTVELTFDPEHQRELETAAGRVFMGSAGGLVQASPPADRQVVRSYSRKKKPPSQLKILPLSSPSSEEDSSVVKTPVSRSEFLFDQIRHSTPTYCSGLPVEAQPDVSPLRQEMFRDRKRSAPDSGYLSGQTEGLPTHKRRAEPHPEGEESISLLTECQRHVTSLLTAVHQHRLDLLQSFQVQVSGLLTRLDQDSSSLNSLSSQILRFFRSEMQRLGSFCDQHLSRLESLESRGRIVRPANEGGETSSSNQEQDRPVTRSLSPDPDPEPEPWSQPQP; translated from the exons ATG ttggaGCTGCAGATAGagcagtgtgtgtctgctggtttgacctctgacctcgtCTCGTTGTTGCTCTGTGACGGTCTGAGCAGCATCACACTCACCAGGCTCCACCTGCTGGTTACCAAG GCCCTGtgtggtcctggtcctggtcctggtcctggtcctggtcctggtcctggtctcaGCAGGGTCCTGGTGGTGTTGAAGTCTTTACACATTCTGTCTGAGGACGAAGACGTCCTGCAGACGCTGATCCACCGGGGGCTGACCGCCAAA gtGGTGTTGTGGTTCGAGGCGGTCCGTGAcctgctgacctctgacctccagagaGGCTCCGCCCTCCTGATCAACCTCTCAGAGGAGTTCTACCAGTTCTTCCTG ctgtTGGGTCGAGCTTCTCTTCCAg tctcTCAGCTGTCTGTGGTCCTTCTTCAGTTGGGTCAAGTTGCTCTCGAACCAAAAATCAGCTTCTCAGTGAGACTTGAG TCCATCAGAACCTTGAACAGTGTCCTCGAGTCTCTGAGTCGCGAACAGAAGAAACTGATCCAGatggaccagaaccagaaccagatcct taACCAGGTGGCTGTGGCTGTCCTGAATGTGGGAG ACTACGAGCTGCAGGTCAGCCTATCAGAGGCTCTGTGTCGCCTGACGCCCAAGAAGGAGCGCCAGCTGAGAGCCAATCAGTGGTTCTCCAGCCGTGACATCAGCAGCGCCTTCTGTGACATCAGAGACAGAGACTTCGAGGTG gaCTGTCGCCGTTTCCTGAACATTGTGAACCGTCACCATGGCGACAACAGGAG GGTGTACACCTTCCCCTGTCTCAGAGCCTTCCTAGAATCCACTGAG ATTTTCCGACCCAAAGACGAGAAACTTGACGAGTTCTGGATTGATTTTAATGTCAGTTCAGGATGTGTGAGCTTCTTCGTAGACGAGCCTCAG GGGTTCCTGTGGGGGTCGATCCACCTGCTGAAGGAGGACGTGGACCTCTACAGTCTTCAGCTCCGCCAGGACG AGGTGGTCCTCAGCGTTCGGCTGAACAATCCCATCATGCACCTGGACAGCCGAGGTCAGACGGTggagctgacctttgaccctgaaCATCAGAGAGAGCTGGAGACAGCTGCTGGGAGGGTCTTCatg GGGTCTGCAGGTGGTCTGGTCCAGGCGTCCCccccagcagacagacaggttgttAGATCCTACAGCAGGAAGAAGAAACCTCCGAGTCAGCTGAAGA tttTGCCTCTGTCGTCTCCGAGCAGTGAAGAAGACTCGTCTGTCGTGAAG acTCCAGTGAGCCGATCAGAGTTTCTGTTTGACCAGATCAGACACTCGACTCCAACATACTGCTCAG GACTTCCTGTGGAGGCGCAGCCAGACGTGTCTCCTCTCCGACAG GAAATGTTCAGGGACAGGAAGAGGAGCGCTCCGGACTCAG GCTACCTGTCAGGCCAAACTGAGGGCCTGCCGACCCATAAGAGGAGGGCGGAGCCTCATCCGGAGGGGGAGGAGTCTATCTCCCTTCTGACAG AGTGTCAACGACACGTCACCTCACTGCTGACAGCTGTCCATCAACACAG gCTGGACTTGCTGCAGAGCttccaggtccaggtctctgGTCTGCTGACTCGTCTGGACCAGGACTCGTCGTCTCTGAACTCTCTCAGCTCTCAGATTCTG AGGTTCTTCCGGTCTGAGATGCAGCGCCTGGGCTCCTTCTGTGACCAACACCTGAGCAG GTTGGAGTCGCTGGAGAGTCGAGGACGAATCGTCCGTCCAGCCAATGAGGGAGGAGAGACGAGCTCGTCCAATCAGGAGCAGGACAGACCTGTGACCCGGTCTCTGAgtccagatccagatccagaaCCAGAACCCTGGTCACAACCACAACCCTGA
- the gcm2 gene encoding chorion-specific transcription factor GCMb — protein MSRAEERDEADCVCSVGMKFTWDINDPKLPQDTKQFDPFQEWTDGYVRYIYSAEDKNAQRHLSGWAMRNTNNHNCQILKKSCLGVVVCSRGCSLPDGSRLQLRPAICDKARQKQQKKLCPSCSAALELLPCRGHSGYPVTNFWRVDGKAIFFQAKGVHDHPRPESKSETEARRSSVKRRVSSPPFTPKRRLIETQALGPALLSCVDPADRISFMEPSYPQHYPAFQSPEPYYNPHNALGEAPPTLQKPANPRLYMGRPGYEFQGYLTSPSYPMTSDLCDPRVTPVLGSSSSSAASSAPLSSSCSSFDPQTKSPAGWKELLKSSAPYGDNHHYYSTEYPCRYPPAAPGSPAALQTIITTTTKVSYQPCPKPPAALPSYQSCPKPPAGLPSYQSCAPPKPAGLPGCSSLLDDASSSSYSTEVKVTDESGGVIKSLSFQPESLQTKTERADGYDYRYTYPNTYRYEDY, from the exons ATGTCCAGGGCCGAGGAGCGCGACGAGGCGGATTGTGTTTGTTCCGTCGGGATGAAGTTCACCTGGGACATCAACGACCCCAAACTGCCTCAG gaCACGAAGCAGTTCGACCCGTTCCAGGAGTGGACAGACGGTTACGTTCGTTACATCTACAGCG ccGAGGATAAGAACGCCCAGAGGCACCTGTCTGGTTGGGCCATGAGGAAcaccaacaaccacaactgTCAGATCCTGAAGAAGTCTTGTCTGGGGGTGGTGGTCTGCTCCCGAGGCTGCTCGCTGCCCGACGGGTCCCGCCTGCAGCTCCGCCCCGCCATCTGTGACAAGGCCCGCCAGAAACAGCAGA aGAAGCTGTGTCCGAGCTGCAGCGCCGCCCTGGAGCTGCTGCCGTGCCGCGGCCACAGCGGTTACCCCGTCACCAACTTCTGGAGGGTCGACGGCAAGGCCATCTTCTTCCAG GCTAAAGGGGTCCACGATCACCCCAGACCCGAGTCCAAATCCGAGACTGAAGCCAGAAGAAGTTCGGTGAAGCGACGCGTCAGCTCGCCGCCGTTCACGCCGAAGAGACGACTCATCGAAACCCAG GCTCTGGGCCCCGCCCTCCTGTCCTGCGTGGATCCGGCGGACCGGATCTCCTTCATGGAGCCCAGCTACCCGCAGCATTACCCAGCATTCCAGAGTCCAGAGCCCTACTACAACCCCCACAATGCACTGGGGGAGGCCCCGCCCACGCTGCAGAAACCAGCCAATCCCAGGCTCTACATGGGCCGGCCCGGCTACGAGTTCCAAGGATACCTGACCTCGCCCTCGTACcccatgacctctgacctctgtgaccCCAG GGTGACTCCGGTCCTgggttcctcctcctcctcggcggCCTCCTcggctcctctctcctcctcctgctcctccttcgaCCCCCAGACCAAGTCCCCCGCCGGCTGGAAGGAGCTCCTGAAGAGCTCCGCCCCCTACGGCGACAACCACCACTACTACAGCACCGAGTACCCCTGCCGGTACCCCCCCGCCGCCCCGGGGTCCCCCGCCGCCCTGCAGaccatcatcaccaccaccaccaag GTCTCCTACCAGCCGTGTCCGAAGCCTCCCGCGGCGCTGCCGTCCTACCAGTCCTGTCCCAAACCTCCCGCCGGACTCCCGTCCTACCAGTCCTGTGCACCTCCTAAACCCGCCGGACTCCCCGGCTGCTCGTCGCTGCTGGACGACGCGTCCTCGTCCTCGTACTCCACCGAGGTGAAGGTGACGGACGAGTCCGGCGGCGTCATCAAGTCCCTGTCCTTCCAGCCGGAGTCCCTCCAGACCAAGACGGAGCGCGCCGACGGCTACGACTACCGCTACACCTACCCCAACACGTACCGCTATGAGGACTACTGA